In a genomic window of Halobiforma lacisalsi AJ5:
- a CDS encoding MGMT family protein yields the protein MEDVTDAGIYARESSYLDRYVQLGAASGRVLSVSFPEKPDEQATEPAEGDQPVLDRIFEYLEGLEEVTFDDVQVALTVPTDQRAVLEQVREIPYGEQVGVEALTRMTPGLDSDDEDDRIQVRTALDANPAPILIPDHRVRDGPSAAPPAIEQKLRSLEGL from the coding sequence ATGGAGGACGTTACCGACGCCGGCATCTACGCGCGGGAATCGTCGTATCTCGACCGTTACGTCCAACTCGGCGCCGCCAGCGGGCGCGTCCTGAGCGTCTCGTTCCCCGAGAAACCCGACGAGCAGGCCACCGAACCCGCGGAGGGGGACCAGCCCGTTCTCGATCGGATCTTCGAGTACCTCGAGGGCCTCGAGGAAGTGACGTTCGACGACGTACAGGTGGCACTGACCGTGCCGACCGACCAGCGGGCCGTCCTAGAGCAGGTTCGCGAGATTCCCTACGGCGAACAGGTCGGCGTCGAGGCGCTGACGCGGATGACCCCGGGGCTCGACTCGGACGACGAGGACGACCGAATCCAGGTCCGGACGGCACTGGATGCGAACCCCGCTCCGATCCTGATCCCCGATCACCGGGTACGCGACGGTCCCAGTGCCGCACCGCCGGCCATCGAACAGAAACTCCGCTCGCTCG
- the trpB gene encoding tryptophan synthase subunit beta, protein MSTGDHERTHESSRERERERERNADATFGDDYGGQYVPEALMPALQELEDAYERYVLENENGFMDEFRERMRDFGGRPTPLQRADRLSERYDREIYLKREDLLHGGAHKLNNALGQVLLAKYMGKERIIAETGAGQHGTATAMAAAHLDMPCEIYMGRTDINRQRPNVYRMRMNGAEVNPVTAGSGTLKEAINETMRDWATTVEHTHYVIGSIVGPHPFPKLVRDFQSVIGEEARRQVREQAGRLPDSVVACAGGGSNTMGTFHAFVPDEDVDLVAVEAGGSSLEIDAEKGLAPNSATLSTGTDGVLHGAMTKLLQSEDGQIVESHSVSAGLDYAGVGPELAHLVETGRVTPVNVDDDAALNGFHRLSNLEGIIPALESSHALGYLERAAGVAADTSSGRSPRDERTDELGDLVVVNVSGRGDKDLETVLEETEKRDLEAAPDVEVFDA, encoded by the coding sequence ATGAGCACGGGAGATCACGAACGGACGCACGAATCGAGCCGGGAGCGAGAGCGGGAACGGGAACGTAACGCCGACGCCACCTTCGGCGACGACTACGGCGGTCAGTACGTCCCCGAGGCGCTGATGCCCGCCCTACAGGAACTCGAGGACGCCTACGAACGCTACGTGCTCGAGAACGAGAACGGGTTCATGGACGAGTTCCGCGAGCGGATGCGGGACTTCGGTGGGCGACCGACGCCGCTGCAGCGCGCGGATCGATTGAGCGAACGATACGACCGCGAGATCTACCTCAAACGCGAGGATCTGCTTCACGGCGGCGCGCACAAACTGAACAACGCGCTCGGACAGGTCCTGCTGGCGAAGTACATGGGCAAAGAGCGCATCATCGCCGAGACCGGGGCCGGCCAGCACGGCACGGCGACGGCGATGGCCGCGGCCCACCTCGACATGCCCTGTGAGATCTACATGGGGCGAACGGACATCAACCGTCAGCGCCCGAACGTCTACCGGATGCGGATGAACGGTGCGGAGGTCAACCCCGTAACTGCGGGGTCGGGAACCCTGAAGGAGGCGATCAACGAGACGATGCGTGACTGGGCGACCACCGTCGAGCACACCCACTACGTCATCGGCTCGATCGTCGGCCCACACCCGTTCCCGAAACTCGTGCGGGACTTTCAGTCAGTCATCGGCGAGGAGGCACGACGGCAGGTACGGGAGCAAGCGGGACGGCTCCCCGACAGCGTCGTCGCCTGTGCGGGCGGTGGCTCGAACACGATGGGGACGTTCCACGCGTTCGTGCCCGATGAAGACGTGGATCTGGTCGCCGTCGAGGCCGGCGGCTCGAGCCTCGAGATCGACGCCGAGAAGGGACTCGCACCCAACTCCGCGACGCTCTCGACGGGGACCGACGGCGTCCTCCACGGCGCGATGACGAAACTCCTCCAGAGCGAGGACGGCCAGATCGTCGAATCCCACAGCGTCAGTGCGGGCCTGGACTACGCCGGCGTCGGCCCCGAACTCGCGCACCTCGTCGAGACCGGGCGGGTAACGCCGGTCAACGTCGACGACGACGCCGCGCTGAACGGCTTCCACCGGCTGTCGAACCTCGAGGGGATCATCCCGGCACTGGAGTCGAGTCACGCGCTGGGCTATCTCGAGCGCGCGGCGGGGGTCGCCGCGGATACGTCGAGCGGGCGGAGCCCGCGAGACGAGCGCACTGACGAACTCGGCGACCTCGTCGTCGTCAACGTCTCCGGCCGGGGCGACAAGGACCTCGAGACGGTGCTCGAGGAGACCGAGAAGCGCGATCTCGAGGCCGCGCCGGACGTGGAGGTGTTCGATGCATGA
- the trpC gene encoding indole-3-glycerol phosphate synthase gives MTSNTALAPAVESILEGARERPGGDERIDVDPRSLPAALERAEADGRVPVIAEVKPTSPTAEGTREADPVDLAEAMVDGGAAAISVLTEPSHFGGTPDALRRVREAVDVPVLRKDFLLREAHLDVVEADLVLVIARFVDDLEGLVSAARERGFQPLVEVHDRGELEAALEAGAEIIGVNNRDLARLEVDLATFESVAPHVPEDVTLIAESGISSPADVRRMRAAGADALLVGSAIMDHGADDEVDVAANTRRLTTVERRPETETETQTTHDESENA, from the coding sequence ATGACCTCTAATACGGCGCTCGCTCCCGCGGTGGAGTCGATCCTCGAGGGTGCCCGGGAGCGGCCGGGCGGCGACGAGCGCATCGACGTCGATCCGCGCTCGCTGCCCGCAGCGCTCGAGCGCGCGGAGGCCGACGGGCGCGTCCCCGTCATCGCCGAAGTGAAGCCGACGAGCCCGACCGCCGAGGGGACTCGTGAGGCCGACCCCGTCGACCTCGCCGAGGCGATGGTCGACGGCGGCGCGGCGGCGATCTCGGTGCTCACTGAACCGTCCCACTTCGGCGGCACCCCCGACGCGCTCCGGCGTGTTCGCGAGGCGGTGGACGTCCCCGTTTTGCGCAAGGACTTCCTCCTTCGGGAAGCACACCTAGACGTCGTCGAGGCCGACCTCGTGTTGGTCATCGCACGGTTCGTCGACGACCTCGAGGGGCTCGTCTCGGCGGCCCGCGAGCGCGGGTTCCAGCCGCTCGTCGAGGTCCACGACCGCGGGGAACTCGAGGCCGCCCTCGAGGCCGGGGCCGAGATCATCGGGGTCAACAACCGGGACCTGGCACGACTGGAGGTCGATCTGGCGACCTTCGAGTCCGTCGCGCCACACGTGCCCGAGGACGTGACGTTGATCGCCGAGAGCGGCATCTCGAGTCCGGCGGACGTTCGCCGGATGCGGGCGGCCGGGGCCGACGCGTTGCTGGTCGGGAGCGCGATCATGGACCACGGCGCGGACGACGAGGTCGACGTCGCCGCGAACACGCGGCGGCTGACGACCGTGGAGCGGCGACCGGAAACGGAGACGGAGACGCAGACGACACACGACGAGAGTGAGAACGCATGA